ACACCTCAAGCGGGGCTGATCCAAAGGAGCCTGTCAGTGGATCGACGCTGGGACGACTGTGAACGGCGCTGCCCGCGCCTGGGCGGGCCGGTGACCTTCGCCTACTGCCGCGACCACGGCGGCGACCGCCCCGGTGCGCCCTGCGGCAAGCTCCTCGACTGCTGGTGGGAAACCTTCGACGTCGCGGCCTATCTGCGGGCCAACTTGCCGGCCGAAACGGTTGCACGGCTGATGCGCCGGGAGGCGCGGCCCAAGATCCACAGCCTGCTGGAAATGATTGCCCGGGCCCGACAGAACCCGGACGACTGAACCCAAAGGGAGGAACCCGTGATCATCAAGCAACTGACCGTTGGACCGATCATGGCCAACTGCTTCATTCTGGGCTGCGAGCGGACCCGTCAGGCGGCGGTCATCGACCCCGGCGATGAAACCGACAAGGTCCTGATGTCCCTGGCGGCTGAAAAACTGACCCTCAAGTACATTCTCAACACCCACGGCCATTTCGACCATGTCGGCGGCAACCGGCAGCTCAAGGACGCCACCGGCGCCGAACTGCTGATTCACCCCGCGGACGCGGCGATGCTGGCCCAGCTGTCGGCTAGCGCCGCGGCCTTTGGTCTGTCGGCGCAGAATTCGCCGCCCCCCGACCGCCCCCTGGCCGAGGGCGACAC
This portion of the Desulfobacteraceae bacterium genome encodes:
- a CDS encoding MBL fold metallo-hydrolase → MIIKQLTVGPIMANCFILGCERTRQAAVIDPGDETDKVLMSLAAEKLTLKYILNTHGHFDHVGGNRQLKDATGAELLIHPADAAMLAQLSASAAAFGLSAQNSPPPDRPLAEGDTVTFGDIALTVLHTPGHTPGGVSFHTDRCVFVGDALFYGSIGRTDFPGGDYDTLIASIRTKLFTLDDDTTVYTGHGPATTIGQEKRSNPFVRMR